Proteins encoded in a region of the Acidobacteriota bacterium genome:
- a CDS encoding methyltransferase domain-containing protein, whose protein sequence is MRYSLLNFVVCPRCHGDLTCVTVTEIPCGVFPQGFKPFDRVSPGPGVGPAPSTPATTDLGRALARLASPAAPPDRNYEVCVETGVLTCGGCGAWFPIIKSVPEVLSDHLRNADREREWLAGISSQLPAELVAMWNTFTLVGAADAGAHHKLAEIALPAKITDPFFWGPGHAAPFNLWAPEHTWHLIRNLVVSEPLLQLTRGSVVLDVGSGYSWTTEWFLRGGYEPIGMDICREYLEIAIHRIGINRPHLLVGDAENLPIRQASVDAVLGFEAFHHIPNRPAAMREFSRVLLNDRPVVLVEPGGAHEHAAVSIEAMEKYGTLEKGMDLVDVAGYAAGSDLGDCRQHFMHRTSPGLHPVELTANNVYTLRKGAPAGIAEVPADLPPPPPPPAPALQLSFRRALMSSPAGPFLKRIKRLLG, encoded by the coding sequence GTGCGCTATTCCCTCCTGAATTTCGTCGTGTGTCCGCGGTGCCATGGTGACCTCACGTGTGTCACCGTGACCGAGATCCCCTGTGGGGTCTTTCCGCAGGGGTTCAAGCCGTTTGATCGCGTGTCACCGGGCCCAGGCGTGGGACCGGCGCCTTCCACGCCCGCCACAACTGACCTTGGCCGGGCACTGGCCAGGCTCGCGTCACCGGCCGCCCCGCCCGACCGCAATTACGAAGTCTGTGTCGAGACCGGCGTCCTGACCTGCGGAGGTTGCGGCGCGTGGTTTCCGATCATCAAGAGTGTGCCGGAGGTGCTGTCCGACCACCTGCGGAACGCTGACCGTGAACGCGAGTGGCTTGCGGGAATCAGCAGCCAGTTGCCGGCCGAGTTGGTGGCCATGTGGAACACCTTCACGCTGGTGGGCGCCGCCGATGCGGGCGCGCACCACAAACTCGCCGAAATCGCGCTGCCCGCCAAGATCACCGACCCGTTCTTCTGGGGCCCCGGCCATGCGGCACCGTTTAATCTGTGGGCCCCCGAGCACACGTGGCACCTCATCAGGAACCTCGTGGTGTCTGAACCCCTGTTGCAGCTCACCAGAGGCAGCGTGGTGCTCGATGTGGGCTCTGGGTATTCGTGGACGACCGAGTGGTTCCTGCGCGGCGGCTACGAGCCCATCGGCATGGACATCTGCCGCGAGTACCTCGAGATCGCGATTCATCGGATCGGCATCAATCGCCCGCACCTGCTGGTGGGCGATGCCGAAAACCTGCCGATTCGCCAGGCCAGCGTCGATGCCGTGCTCGGGTTCGAGGCGTTTCACCACATCCCGAATCGCCCGGCGGCCATGCGCGAATTCAGCCGCGTCCTGCTCAACGACCGGCCCGTGGTGCTGGTGGAACCGGGCGGCGCGCACGAACATGCGGCCGTGTCCATCGAGGCGATGGAAAAATACGGGACGCTCGAAAAGGGCATGGACCTGGTGGACGTGGCCGGATACGCGGCCGGCTCCGACCTCGGCGACTGCCGCCAGCACTTCATGCACCGGACGTCGCCCGGACTGCACCCGGTGGAACTGACGGCCAACAACGTCTACACGCTTCGCAAGGGCGCCCCCGCGGGCATCGCCGAAGTCCCGGCCGACCTGCCGCCCCCGCCGCCACCACCCGCGCCCGCCCTGCAGCTCTCTTTCCGGCGCGCACTCATGTCCTCCCCCGCCGGCCCCTTCCTCAAACGCATCAAACGCCTGTTGGGGTAA
- a CDS encoding ABC transporter ATP-binding protein gives MLRHDRTGSIKDAFLAAAGRRRRERVEEFWALRDASFEVRKGEALALVGRNGSGKSTLLKLIAGIHVPTSGRLSIARSARIGTMIELGIGFHGDLTAKENVYLNASIYGLLRAEIDDIYPRIVEYSGLANFMDVPIRNFSSGMNMRLGFSVAAHLKPDMLLIDEVFAVGDADFQRRCLETMAEVRERGCTVLFVSHSAPAVQAICERACLLEAGRLVFDGSVDDALGQYAELIEDREDAALPGSEARAAPPEEVVVEEPEDLDDRPHRKLMGGAWSELGAWALDFLMTRGLQPHEHVLDLGCGSLPVTIAMLPAMAPGAYWGFEPNRGAFEDGVRIELPNAGLRPELGHFIVNRHFDLSECPHPFAFALAHSLAHRVSAEDFGRAVAATVGHLLPNGQLFLAVPSDLTEHLAVLTRVAVTIDVTVEPVDRAGHPRGEPVYRVVRKTR, from the coding sequence ATGCTGCGGCATGACCGCACGGGTTCGATCAAGGATGCGTTCCTGGCGGCGGCCGGTCGCCGGCGGCGTGAGCGCGTGGAAGAGTTCTGGGCGCTTCGCGACGCCTCGTTCGAGGTGCGCAAGGGCGAGGCGCTCGCACTGGTCGGCCGGAACGGGTCGGGCAAGAGCACGCTGCTCAAACTCATCGCGGGCATTCACGTGCCCACGTCGGGCCGGTTGTCGATCGCCCGGTCGGCGCGCATCGGCACGATGATCGAACTGGGCATCGGTTTTCACGGCGACCTGACCGCGAAGGAAAACGTCTATCTCAACGCCTCGATCTACGGCCTGCTCCGTGCCGAAATCGATGACATCTACCCGCGCATCGTCGAGTACTCGGGCCTGGCGAATTTCATGGACGTGCCGATCCGGAACTTCTCGTCCGGCATGAACATGCGCCTTGGATTCTCGGTGGCGGCCCACCTGAAGCCCGACATGCTGCTCATCGATGAAGTGTTTGCGGTGGGCGACGCCGACTTCCAGCGGCGGTGCCTGGAGACGATGGCGGAGGTGCGGGAGCGCGGATGCACCGTGCTGTTTGTCTCGCACTCGGCGCCCGCGGTGCAGGCCATCTGCGAGCGTGCGTGCCTGCTTGAGGCCGGCCGGCTGGTCTTTGATGGGTCGGTGGACGACGCGCTTGGGCAGTATGCAGAGTTGATTGAGGACCGCGAGGATGCCGCGCTGCCAGGCAGCGAAGCGCGGGCCGCTCCTCCCGAAGAGGTAGTTGTGGAGGAGCCGGAAGATCTGGATGACCGCCCGCATCGAAAGCTGATGGGCGGCGCGTGGTCGGAGCTGGGAGCCTGGGCGCTTGATTTCCTGATGACGCGGGGGTTGCAGCCGCACGAGCACGTGCTGGACCTCGGGTGCGGGTCATTGCCCGTCACCATCGCGATGCTGCCGGCGATGGCCCCAGGGGCGTACTGGGGCTTTGAGCCGAACCGTGGTGCGTTTGAGGACGGGGTGCGCATCGAGCTGCCGAATGCCGGGCTGCGGCCCGAGCTTGGGCACTTCATCGTGAACCGGCACTTCGACTTGAGTGAGTGCCCGCACCCGTTTGCGTTCGCGTTGGCGCACTCGCTGGCGCATCGTGTGTCGGCCGAAGACTTCGGCCGTGCCGTGGCGGCCACCGTGGGCCACCTGCTGCCCAATGGTCAGTTGTTCCTGGCGGTGCCGTCGGACCTGACCGAGCACCTGGCAGTGCTCACGCGCGTGGCCGTCACGATCGACGTGACCGTGGAGCCGGTGGACCGCGCCGGCCATCCGCGGGGCGAGCCCGTGTATCGCGTGGTGCGAAAGACGCGGTAA
- a CDS encoding ABC transporter permease, with the protein MRPNTRVTTLAILPGELVLSAVALALAWRIRLTSAEFAGQFSQWMPNAVILITAVGIVLFLLMALGRDGRSISTLTMGALAGPLLGAAWIWNEQGLDGLPRGVAGSFIWIYFLLGLAWRSAWILHDASAWTRPEAEGDEGAGGLELRDVSRKRTLGLFGVIAHRELLRNLVIKDLKLKYRGSVLGFVWSLLNPLIMTAIYTLAFIVVIGVTQRAFVMYLLLGLLAWNYFVVSASMSTGSIIDSGSFVKGVYFPRLILPLATVLFNLSQYLLTTVVFLPMMLIFYQVTPTPMMLLFPVVVGLQTVFTFGVAMALSAGTAKFRDVRHFLEIALQVIFWTTPIVYEVAGRPAELRSVLMLSPMAPFISIYHDLFYYQSWPDAAVWMTCLLYTATAFLGGAALFTSCEENFAEQF; encoded by the coding sequence GTGCGACCGAATACCCGCGTCACCACGCTCGCGATTCTCCCGGGCGAACTGGTGCTGTCGGCAGTGGCACTGGCGCTGGCGTGGCGCATCCGACTGACATCGGCCGAGTTCGCCGGTCAGTTTTCCCAGTGGATGCCGAATGCCGTCATCCTGATCACCGCGGTCGGCATCGTCTTGTTCCTGCTCATGGCGCTGGGACGCGACGGTCGCAGCATCTCCACTCTGACGATGGGGGCGTTAGCTGGCCCGTTGCTGGGCGCCGCGTGGATCTGGAACGAACAGGGCCTGGACGGCCTGCCCCGAGGCGTGGCCGGGAGCTTCATCTGGATCTACTTCCTGCTCGGCCTGGCCTGGCGCAGCGCGTGGATCCTGCACGACGCGTCGGCGTGGACACGGCCGGAGGCAGAGGGTGACGAAGGCGCCGGCGGCCTGGAACTTCGCGACGTCTCCCGCAAGCGCACGCTCGGTCTCTTCGGCGTCATTGCCCACCGCGAACTGCTGCGCAACCTCGTGATCAAGGACCTGAAACTCAAGTACCGCGGATCGGTGCTCGGCTTCGTCTGGTCGCTGCTCAATCCGCTGATCATGACCGCCATCTACACCCTCGCCTTCATCGTGGTCATCGGCGTGACCCAGCGGGCGTTTGTGATGTATCTGCTGCTGGGGTTGCTCGCGTGGAACTACTTCGTGGTGTCCGCGTCGATGTCCACAGGCTCGATCATCGATAGCGGAAGCTTCGTGAAGGGCGTGTACTTCCCTCGGCTGATCCTGCCGCTGGCCACCGTGCTCTTTAATCTCTCGCAGTACCTGCTGACCACCGTGGTGTTCCTGCCGATGATGCTGATCTTCTACCAGGTGACGCCCACGCCGATGATGCTCCTGTTCCCGGTGGTGGTTGGGCTGCAGACGGTATTCACCTTTGGCGTGGCCATGGCTTTGTCAGCCGGCACGGCCAAGTTCAGGGACGTGCGTCACTTCCTGGAAATTGCCCTCCAGGTCATTTTCTGGACGACGCCGATTGTGTATGAGGTGGCGGGCCGGCCGGCCGAGCTGCGGTCGGTGTTGATGCTGAGCCCGATGGCACCATTCATCTCGATCTATCACGACCTCTTCTACTACCAGAGCTGGCCCGATGCGGCCGTCTGGATGACGTGCCTGCTCTACACGGCGACGGCGTTCCTGGGTGGCGCCGCGCTCTTCACCAGTTGTGAGGAGAACTTTGCCGAACAGTTCTGA
- a CDS encoding glycosyltransferase family 4 protein, with product MTERERVRIAIDGRALSGPAAGVRRYVTELWRAMGRVEPEVTGVALGGDAVSARAAGLSHQRVGSLLPTNLGWSALALPRAVRKLRPDVFHAPAYTAPLWGARPLVLTIHDVSYARHPEWYPHSSGALRQAFYRRSAQRADRIITDSTFSRDEIVAAYGVDPAKIAVIPLGVSADFRPGPPSRREPIILHVGDLHTRRNLRLLLEVVAGLSLSIPGLTLVLVGTDRGEAASLTALAKTLDASDVLQVAGTVRERDLCAWYQRAAVLAYPSRYEGFGLPLLEAMACGTPVVASRGSSLTEVVGDAGVLVEPDDREGWARALREVLEQPDHAADLSRRGLARAAGFTWAATAALTADVYRSLRTK from the coding sequence GTGACAGAGCGGGAACGTGTGCGTATTGCCATCGACGGCCGGGCTCTCAGTGGGCCGGCAGCAGGCGTGCGCCGGTACGTGACCGAACTCTGGCGCGCGATGGGACGTGTCGAACCGGAGGTGACGGGCGTGGCGCTCGGCGGTGACGCCGTCAGCGCACGTGCGGCAGGCCTCTCGCACCAGCGCGTCGGCTCGCTCCTGCCCACCAACCTTGGATGGTCGGCGCTTGCGCTGCCACGCGCGGTCCGCAAGCTGCGCCCCGACGTCTTTCATGCGCCGGCCTACACCGCGCCGCTCTGGGGCGCGCGCCCGCTGGTGCTCACCATCCACGACGTGTCGTATGCCCGGCACCCGGAGTGGTACCCGCACTCCTCGGGCGCCCTTCGCCAGGCGTTTTACCGGCGGTCGGCTCAACGCGCGGATCGCATCATCACCGACTCCACGTTTTCACGTGATGAGATCGTGGCGGCCTACGGCGTGGACCCTGCAAAAATCGCGGTCATTCCGCTCGGCGTCTCCGCCGATTTCCGGCCTGGCCCGCCTTCACGCCGCGAGCCCATCATCCTGCACGTGGGCGATCTGCACACACGCCGCAACCTGCGCCTGCTGCTTGAGGTCGTAGCCGGACTCAGTCTGTCCATCCCGGGCCTCACACTCGTGCTGGTGGGCACCGACAGGGGCGAAGCCGCGTCGCTCACCGCACTCGCCAAGACCCTTGACGCATCCGACGTGCTGCAAGTGGCGGGCACCGTCCGCGAGCGGGACCTGTGCGCGTGGTATCAGCGCGCAGCGGTGCTTGCCTACCCCTCGCGCTACGAAGGCTTTGGCCTGCCGCTCCTTGAAGCCATGGCCTGCGGCACACCGGTCGTGGCCAGCCGCGGGTCGTCGCTCACCGAGGTCGTGGGAGATGCAGGCGTGCTTGTGGAACCCGACGATCGGGAAGGATGGGCACGCGCACTGCGCGAGGTGCTTGAACAGCCGGACCATGCCGCCGATCTGTCTCGCCGCGGCCTGGCCCGCGCCGCCGGATTCACGTGGGCCGCCACCGCCGCGCTCACCGCCGACGTCTACCGCAGCCTCCGTACCAAGTGA